Proteins co-encoded in one Gammaproteobacteria bacterium genomic window:
- a CDS encoding nucleotidyl transferase AbiEii/AbiGii toxin family protein, with product MHALPAGTERLLRAIDASRHAEGLILAGGTALALRIAHRLSADLDFVFPAERLPRKRVARLLDELGRSHSVEPFPNLAAEQEFLDSGLELVDYQQDYSIDRIKVSFFVPDPARLSEEIQAERSVAGLNRIAVATLRSLFLMKAVALNSRMTTRDLFDVYTLIEQHGCPEAELFEAADRFGYSPDVLKTRLLGAAPRRDDPGIELPAGAPPTFAQLKAYFADLVDRIEQAQAEAHVTKPRSKKKPRRRT from the coding sequence GTGCACGCGCTGCCGGCAGGCACTGAGAGGCTGCTTCGAGCCATCGATGCATCGCGGCATGCTGAAGGTTTGATACTTGCCGGCGGGACCGCGCTCGCGCTTCGCATAGCGCACAGGCTGAGCGCAGACCTCGACTTCGTGTTCCCGGCAGAACGCCTCCCCCGAAAGCGCGTCGCGCGGCTCCTCGACGAGCTTGGTCGATCACATTCGGTCGAGCCTTTCCCGAATCTGGCTGCCGAGCAGGAGTTCCTCGATAGCGGGCTCGAGCTCGTCGACTACCAGCAGGACTACAGCATCGATCGGATCAAGGTCTCGTTCTTCGTCCCGGACCCGGCGCGGCTCTCCGAAGAGATCCAGGCCGAACGGAGCGTCGCAGGGTTGAACAGAATCGCCGTAGCAACTCTGCGCTCGCTGTTCCTGATGAAGGCCGTAGCCCTGAATAGCAGGATGACGACGCGCGACCTGTTCGATGTTTACACGTTGATCGAGCAGCACGGATGCCCGGAGGCCGAGCTGTTCGAGGCCGCGGATCGCTTCGGATACAGTCCAGACGTCCTGAAAACGCGGCTACTCGGCGCCGCCCCGCGCCGCGACGACCCGGGCATCGAGCTCCCGGCCGGCGCGCCACCGACGTTCGCGCAGCTCAAAGCCTATTTTGCGGACCTCGTCGACCGAATCGAGCAAGCTCAGGCGGAAGCGCACGTCACGAAGCCACGCAGCAAAAAGAAGCCCCGGCGGCGCACGTGA
- a CDS encoding DUF6152 family protein has translation MRTTTAWATALVALAFVGSVEAHHSIMFDIGKPIWIEGTVVRFDAVNPHVLFTLERELGDGQVERWTVEGSGLRAFTLMGGDRLQPGEVVEVCRFDLKEEVRLETPAGTRAAGLGRGFTGTFS, from the coding sequence ATGAGAACGACCACAGCATGGGCAACGGCGCTCGTAGCGCTCGCCTTTGTCGGTTCGGTCGAGGCGCATCATTCAATCATGTTCGATATCGGCAAGCCGATCTGGATAGAGGGCACGGTCGTTCGTTTCGACGCCGTGAACCCTCACGTCCTGTTCACGCTGGAGCGCGAGCTTGGCGACGGACAGGTCGAACGGTGGACCGTCGAAGGTTCGGGTCTGCGCGCGTTTACACTGATGGGCGGCGACCGTTTGCAGCCCGGCGAAGTCGTCGAGGTTTGCAGGTTCGATCTAAAGGAAGAAGTTCGGCTCGAAACTCCGGCCGGGACGCGCGCGGCAGGGCTCGGCCGAGGCTTCACGGGCACGTTCTCGTGA